GGAGCCTTTAAATCCCCAACATCAAACAGAGCCTTACGAACGCCCTCCGCAGTATAAGGGGCCAGAAGAGCGTTATTCATGTCAGAAGATACTCTCCTGCAAACGAGAGATAAAACTTCTTGACTCGGATGCACAATCTCCAAGGTGAAGAGTTTTGAAAAATAATTTGTAATGTGAACCTTCAGTTCACCCTCTTTTCTCCAAATTCCAAAATCATCAAGAagttgctttatattatttcttttttttccgACCATTGCGGCGTTGTGAAAGAAAGAAGTATCGCGATCCCCATGCATCAACCAGTTTGCGCGACCTCTTTGTAGCCAGAAAATTTCCTCTTGATCCAGCAAATTCTCAATAAGTAATATGATTTCCTTCTGTCGGGCCAGGGATTCTGCACATAACGGTCCACGCCTCAATTTCTCTAGTTCCTTTTTAATTTGTTAATTCTCCGCTTCGACCCCTTAAGAGTTTCACGGTCCCAAGCATGTAAATCAACATGCACAACTCGAGTACGATCGGCAAGAGATGGCCCAATGCCAGTAGCCTTGGCTTTTTCCCAAAAAGCTTTCACAATCTCAGCAACAGTCTCTTCTTTCAACCATCTTGCTTCAAACTGTTTCACATGCCCCTCTGGacacttgaacaaattttcatccATATAATCCATATCCAGAACCAAAGGACGATGGTCAGAATGAACGTGTTGTTCATTAATTACCACCGCTCGAGGGAATTTGTTTGCCCATCTAATATTACAAATAGCTCGATCGAGGCACTCTCTAATTTCACCTCTACTCCAAGTAAAAGGATCGCCTATGTAGCCTAAATCCTCTAGACCGCAGCCCATTAAGCACTCACGAAAGGCTCTCATCATTGTGTTTGGTCTCGCACTACCACCTTCTTTTTCCGAAGAAAATAAGATCTCGTTAAAATCACCCATAACAAGTGAGGGGTGGTCGCCTTTACTGTAAAAATTACGGATATCATCCCAGGATAAAATTCAATCATTCCAATTGGGATAACCATAGAAACCTGTAAAACACCACTGTACAATATCCTCATGcatgaataaaacatcaataaagTGAGACGATGCGTAGTTCAGCACAACTTTATTCATATTGAGGTAAAATAAAACAAGGCCACCGACCCGACCATCACTCTCCACTACAAACATAGAATCAAAATTTAAGACGCGACGCAGCTCATTGGCTTTACATTTATTCAAGTGTGACTCTGAAAGAAAAACTAGCTCTGCCTTTATGTGCCCATGGAGGTCCAAAAGCTCGCGAACTGCCGTGTTTGAGAGCATATCAAGACAGTTCCATCCCAGGATTTTCATTTGGCCCGACGGTCCTCCTCCTCGAAGGTCGCCGCTGTGCCATAGTTTTCCTTCTCTTCATCAACAGATTCTGCCCCTTTGTGCACGTActcttcatcctcctcctctatctCCTTGGCAACATGTGAGACAACACCCTCCACATCATTCACTACTTCAACTCTACCCATAGACACCCGCTTAGACGAGACAGAAACATCACCATACAACATGCccgtggtgttaatttgctaacaacttaataaaaagcatagggaatagctaccccgaggaattaatcaacaaccaggaccagtgctcctcatgagtgttggtccaaaatgagcagactatggggcaaccgcggggcaactcgaggtttggtttaactcgtagtgtgactcatccaccatgtcctgagaacgaaatacacggctcctatcgggattgtcgacacgtcgggaggtcttgctggacttgtcttaccttaacgatatatcttgcgcattgtgattcggtgagactttgggtcttctcagagttgaggttttcctctaagaaatccaacgagatcgcgagattcgtggtcgaggattactatgcggcctgtggtaatttgtgatggattagttggagcacccccgcagggttaaatctttcgaaaagccgtgcccgcggttatgtggcaaccatggatattttgttaacatccgattctagataacttaaagtaacttaaataaaaacttgccaactgtgtgcgtaaccgtgactgtttctttcagagctccttctctgatcgagaacacggtggggttatgaatgacgtaagtacgtgttcaagatcacttagtgatcattcttagaCCTCGACCGTCTTACGTAGTCCACCATTACTTAttctgttcttcgtaagttagccaccatatatgcttaggatgctgcaaactcaaacacttaaccctacctcacctattaacttagttagactcgataccaaggtcatgggattgctgagtcctcgcgactgacagtttactacaaccacccacaggtataGGCACGCCAGATGCAGATGTCcccgaggatacccagctgagatgggagttcgacgaagacagtggcaggctgtacgcgacgtatcccgaggattagagcgcttggtcgtgatcgtgggcctagcaaggaGGGATAACATtattttgccgtttatcttgtccgtagtcggaccctgtcttatgtatgaatgatgaatgcttgtgtggattgtaatctagcatgtggcgagtgtaagccgaatcttgTACTCATCTATCTATTTTTGTAATGGCAATGTTATCCTGCTTGCGATacgcttagatgcgaccctttccccttttgatgcCTCGCTCCAAATAAGAAAAGTgtcacatcttagtcgttacaacccTGGACCTTGGAAACATGTCCCTCCACTTCTCATCCGCGCATGCCCTATCCAGACGCACACGTACATTGAGATCACCATGCTGCCCATTATCATATGTATACGGCATGCCAGAGAACCCCAAATCTTCCAGCTCACACACCGTTAGACAATCACGAAACGCCGCCATCTGAACTTTTGCTCGTTGCATCCTTGATGAGGGTTCATGTTGCCAAAGTGCCTCGTTAAAGTCACCACAAACTAACCATGGGTCTAATGAACTAGCACGTAACCTTGACAAATGCTGCCACATCAAATGCCGGTTTACCACCCTTGGTTCTTCATAAACAAAAGTTGTGCGCCAACTTGAACCAATGTTCCCATCCATCACATCCACGTCAATGTACCGAGAACACAAGTCTCTAACCGAGACCTAAAGAGACTCGTCCCAAAATAAAGCTAGACCACCACTCCGACCATCACTGCAAACGCCATGAAAACCTTTCAAACCTAAACGCCACTTCAACACTTCAATCTTGTCAGAAGCTTGCCTTGTTTTACTTAGAAAGACAAGCTTTGGGGAATTGGCTTTTGCGAGGGTCCAAACCTCTCGAATAGTCCAGCGGTTCCCCATCCCCCGGCAGTTCCAAAATAAGAGATTCATTGTTCCCGGCGGCACTCCTCAGGAGAGCCCGCCGATCCATGCATATCACAGTTCTTATTCTTCTCCATCTTTGCCCTTTTGCTGCTCGAACTAGACGTTGGAGAGGTTTCTAGATCCTTGCCGGAGCCATCAGTAATTGCAAGTACCACCGGGGCTAGCCCAGCGGCCGGCACCTCACTGTCAACACTTAAGGCTGGGCGCTTACGAATGATCTTATCCCCCTGCTGCTATACACCACACTTTGGTGCTTCCATATCCAAATCCATACCTGCGTTTCTCTGTGGATTAGATGTAGTACTTTTCAGGTCATCCTCTCCTCCATTAGCATTCTTTGCCGAACTTGATGGTTTGCTTTCCGGGCCAGCCCCTTTAGAACCAGGTACAGACCGAGTTTCAGATCGTGGCCTTGTTGAAAAATCCGCATATAACCAGTCTCCATACTTCATATCATTTGCTAAGTGGATGCCTGTACCACATTCTTTAAAATCATGACCAATCTTGCTGCAAGCCTTACAAAAACGAGCTAGTTTTCCATACCTCACTGCAAGAACTTGCCGTTCCTTCCCTCTGATGATACTAACATCTTTAGTTAAGGGCTCTCTCACATCATGTTTAACCCTAACCCTAATATAGTCACCACGGGAATTTCCATTCAGTCTGATATCCAACACCTTCCCAGCCTTCTTTATCAACTTTTCCATGATTGCTTTATCACAATAGCCATCAGGGAGCTTATGTATCTGCAGCCATATTGGCATATGAACGATCTGAATATCTTCTGTCCGACTAATACCATCGTATGGATGCATCAGAACAGCCCAGAATCTGAAAATCCATGGACCTTGATTCATCATACGTTCCCAATCCCCAAGGCTGAAAATCCATGGACCTTGATTCATCATACGTTCCCAATCCCCAAGGCAGGACGCCTGGACAACAAACAGATTCGTACCCACCGCCCTGGACCTCACTTGTTGCGCCGGATTCCACGCCGCTCTCATCTCCTTGAAGAAAGCTGCATGGCTGAAGGTCTTCTCCGTATGCACCTTGGCCAATGCCAGCCAGCGAACTCGTTCGTTAATCACTGGATCGGCCTCATCAATGATTAGATCGTCAAACTCTTCCTCAGCTAGATTGAGCTGACCGAAGAAATCATCCAAATCACCAGCGCTAGGCCCCATCACATCACCACTCGTTTCCGATTGAGCAGCAGACGGGGTTGCCATCTTTAGTGGGGAGGAACAATACTACTTTTACATCATACCATTCCAAGGTATCATAGTGCTATTCATGCATTGTAAATTTGTAATCAACTGACTAGAAGTACAGAACAGCATGCCGCCCAAGGGATTACATATGACAAAGATTACAATGTTTTCGCACCACCACTTGACATGAGCGAGGCAGCGGCAGCGCCAGCGGTAGGGACGATTCCAGTTGAGTTACCTGGTTTGGAGAGATGCAGCAGCCTGCAACAATGTTCGTGGTCACACGTGAGTGGCAATTATTCAAAAGAAGAAGCGTGAGGATCATCTAACTGGAGTATCAAAATTCAGGCCAAGGGTACTTACGGCGCCAGATATTCACAGAACGAGGTGACAGCTGAAACAACATCATTGTAATTGTTAGCAGCGGCTGGAGCTGTGATCTCCACCAGCTGTATTCCAGGAGTGACCTGCACAGCTTCATCGGTTGCATGGAGCTTTGGCATCTTGTTGGCAGAAGTCACAGTCACGGTGAACTGGGCACCTCGCTGGAAGCGAAATGCAAAGCCAACCTTCAAAATTTCATGATCTAACTTGTAGCCGATGCCATAGAAGTAACGCAACACATTGCTGCTGGCTTTGCTTTCGACGATTGTACGCACGAGAATTGAGATTTGCTCTGCACCGGCACCTCTCATGGCGCCACCAACATGCCTTATGGTCCTATACATACAAACATTACCAGCTACAGATCAGTgtaaaaatcatgatgaagggTAAATTTCAGCAGCTTTACACAATCAGTTACCAGGATGGTGTAGGCTGAGCTAAATCACACAACAAACGAACCTCTGATGGGACAGCTCCTGTACGACTGAAAGATGTCAGCAGATATAAAATAACAATTGCTTATTGCTAAAAAATGAACAGTTGCTTATGATCCTGAGAACAGAAAGATAAAAACTAACCTAGCATTGGCACACTTTTAAGACAGAGCTCATGCACCCTCACACGTTCCTTTGGGACACCAGAGAGGCCTTGTAGAAGAACCTCCAGAGCTTCAACATGCTGCATagtgcatacccaaaggaaaaaaaagagttaAGAGTAATGACATTCACATATAAAAACTATATGCAGCCtaaatgaatgttgagatgaatcaaaccacCCTTTACTGTAAATAAACAACATATAATCATGTGATTCGTCCAACTGTACAGCACTATTTTATATTATATCATAAGTAGTGCTCTCAAAGTGGAGAAATACAGTTGACATACCATATATGGTGGTCTGCATGATCTACCCATCATTTTTGTGATATACTTTTTTCGTGTTCGAAATTCATGCTGAGTGTCTACAAATTTGTCATGGAGATGGAGATGATGAACCAATAAAAAATCTACTCCCTATAAACATGAAATTCAGATATCACTTTACACTTAAGGTagaaataacaactttattatcttcttaagtactccctctgtaaagaaatataagcacgtttagatcactaaagtagtgatccgaacgctcttatatttctttacggagggagcaCACATTAAGGAGGGATAAATAAACTCAGCAGGTGAATGGATTTTACATGTAATTGTAGTTCAACACGAGGTAGCTGACGGACCCAGGGTTAGCATACATCTTATCTTTTTTCTTCCTAATAAAGGGATATCATAAATCTTACAGCTATAGAGACTCTTctcatgagaaggcaattgataaACTAATGCAGAAAGATAGTTATACTGACAACTCCAACCCGAAATAAATACCCTAGATGAATGGAGTCAAATATGTGGAACTGAATTTCCCTTTACTGTAAACAAACTACACAGATTATGTGATTTCTCCAACTGTACATCAAATCTATCTAATATATTATAATACAAGAAGTAGTGCCCTCAAAGTGGAGCAATGGACATATTGTGGTCAGCATGATCTAAATACCAACTTTGTGACATTTTTGTTAA
This genomic stretch from Hordeum vulgare subsp. vulgare chromosome 6H, MorexV3_pseudomolecules_assembly, whole genome shotgun sequence harbors:
- the LOC123404404 gene encoding mediator of RNA polymerase II transcription subunit 18; the encoded protein is MECVVQGIIETQHVEALEVLLQGLSGVPKERVRVHELCLKSVPMLGAVPSEVRLLCDLAQPTPSWTIRHVGGAMRGAGAEQISILVRTIVESKASSNVLRYFYGIGYKLDHEILKVGFAFRFQRGAQFTVTVTSANKMPKLHATDEAVQVTPGIQLVEITAPAAANNYNDVVSAVTSFCEYLAPLLHLSKPGNSTGIVPTAGAAAASLMSSGGAKTL